A single region of the Vicia villosa cultivar HV-30 ecotype Madison, WI linkage group LG4, Vvil1.0, whole genome shotgun sequence genome encodes:
- the LOC131596863 gene encoding uncharacterized protein LOC131596863 yields the protein MAGRNDAAIAAALEAMAQALANQPNANENAGSRSLATFQRENPPVFKGKHDPDGALEWLKEIERIFRVMDCTQVQKVRYGTHMLAVEADDWWLETRQRLEVAGEEITWDVFRREFLRKYYPEDVWGKKEIEFLELKQGSMSVTEYAAKFTELAKFYPYYNGAGAEFSKCIKFENGLRSEIKKAVGYPKIRIFPNLVDSCRIYEEDHNAHYKLVKDRRGKQNRSTPYDAPVGKGKVEVANGKRTSGGGAPASVICFKCGEPGHKSDVCTAGEKRCFRCGKTGHVTTDCRHKEVICFNCGEEGHISSKCQKPKREPGSGKVFALAGTQTANEDRNTGGAYFISNTLITIVDYWCC from the coding sequence ATGGCTGGGAGAAACGATGCTGCGATTGCTGCCGCCTTGGAGGCTATGGCTCAGGCTTTGGCAAATCAGCCAAATGCTAATGAGAATGCTGGATCCCGCAGTTTGGCGACTTTTCAGAGGGAGAATCCGCCGGTCTTCAAAGGCAAGCATGACCCCGACGGCGCATTGGAGTggttgaaggagattgagagaatctTCCGCGTGATGGACTGCACTCAGGtgcagaaggttcggtatggaaCTCATATGTTGGCAGtcgaagctgacgactggtggctaGAGACTCGTCAGAGATTGGAGGTGGCGGGTGAAGAGATCACTTGGGATGTGTTCcgcagagagtttctgaggaagtATTATCCTGAAGATGTTTGGGGaaagaaagagattgagttccttGAGCTGAAACAGGGGAGTATGTCAGTGAcagagtatgctgcaaagttcACTGAGTTGGCTAAATTCTACCCGTATTATAATGGGGCGGGTGCTGAGTTTTcaaagtgcattaagtttgagaacgGATTACGCTCTGAGATCAAGAAAGCTGTTGGGTATCCGAAGATTCGTATCTTTCCTAATTTGGTTGATAGTTGCAGGATTTATGAAGAAGATCATAATGCACATTACAAGCTTGTCAAGGATAGGAGAGGTAAGCAGAACCGTAGCACACCTTATGATGCTCCAGTTGGAAAGGGAAAAGTAGAAGTGGCTAATggcaagagaactagtgggggaggaGCTCCTGCTAGCGTGATTTGCTTCAAATGTGGAGAACCTGGCCACAAGAGTGATGTATGTACTGCTGGGGAGAAAAGATGTTTCCGTTGTGGTAAGACAGGACACGTAACTACTGATTGTAGACATAAGGAAGTtatttgtttcaactgtggtgaagaagggcaTATTAGTAGCAAGTGTCAGAAACCGAAAAGGGAACCAGGAAGTGGAAAAGTATTCGCTTTAGCTGGGACTCAAACAGCTAATGAGGACAGGAATACCGGAGGTGCGTATTTCATTAGTAATACTTTAATTACTATCGTTGATTATTGGTGCTGCTAG